AGCCTGTGCCGGGAGAGCGTTTCGCGTAGCTGCCTTCCCTGCTGCGCCAGGTTGAACTTCGTCTCGGCCAGCCGACGGGCAGCTCTGCCCATCGCCTCCGCCCGAGTGCTGTCGGTGAGCACGTATTCAAGTGCGTCGGCCAGCGCGCCCACGTCGCGCTGCGGGACGAGCAGCCCCGTCTCCTCGTGCGCCACCGTTTCCGGCAGCCCGCCCGTGTGGAACGCGACCACCGGCCGGGCGTTCGCGGCTGCTTCACAGGCCACGAGCCCGAGGCCTTCAGAGGCTCCGGAAGCCACCTCGACACTGGGTACACAGACGACGCGGTGCTCTCTCATCGCCTGACGGACGAAGTGGTGGGGCCGGCTCCCGAGGAACCGGACCGTGACGCCGGATGTCAGGCCGGCCGCCTCGTTCTCCAGGCGCTCTCTCTCCGGTCCGTCTCCGACGATGGTTGCTGTGACTCGTCGGCGGCGCCCGAGTTCCCCCAGGGCCTTGAGCAACAGATGACAGCCCTTGTTCTCGACCAGTCTGCCCACGAAGAGGACGTCCGCGCTCTCGCTCGGGCTCCCCAGGCGCGATCCATCGGGAAGCGGAACGCCGAGGTAGTGGGGAACAACGCGAGACTGAGGGACCCCCGCCGCCAGAAGTCGGGCGCCGAGGAAATGGGATACCGGCAGAAAGAGTCGTACGACGTCGATCAACCGGTCCCAGTTCTGAGCCAGTTGCTGCATTCCCCGGTACTTGAAGGGTTCACTGCCCATCTCCAGAAGGTCCGATCCGTGACATACGGCGACCAGAGGGACTCGGCACCGCTGGGCGAGGCGTGCGATCCGCCACGCGTTGGGCAAGTGATGTGCGATCAACAGGTCGGGTGCGAAGTCCTGAACGGCCGCGGTGAATCTGGGGGCGCGGCGGAATGCGCTCCACGTCAGCTTCTCCACCGATCCCAGCGAACGGTCCCTGTCGAGGATGAACGTCCGGCCGGGTACCTCGATGCCGGGAACGGCGCGGATGCCGAAGAGCGCTGATTTCACGTCGGTGAGGGCGTTGAGCTGGTTGAGGACGAAAGTCTCCGAGGGGGGGAGTACGCAATCGGTGAACCAAGCGACTCGGGGCGACAAGTGCTTCTCCTGCTCCACACGCGTGATGACCGCGCAGGAGAGACGGTGCCGCCTGCCACGGTCGCGGACACGGTGGAACGTAGGGTCCGAGGAACTGTTTCGATGGTTCGACACGCTGTTCCCGGCGACCTGCGCGACGGCACCCCACGCATCGGTACGGCGAGTACTGCTTTCCGGGCAAGAATCCCGCAGGCCGTCGTGTCGGATGTGTGTTGCCGAGCCGCGGCTGTTGAACTGGCCACCGAGGTCGGTACATCGGACCGTGGGAGACCCAGTGGCAGCACCGCACTCGTCGCACGGCCTGAGTCCGGTCGGGCGGCCGTCGACGATTCCGGTCGCACCGGTTCCCGCTGCGCACGCCCCGGGCGGGACGCGCGGCGGATTGGCACGTTTCCTCGGCCCCATCACCAGATCGGTCGGTGCGCGGGCCGTGACGCTTCCCGTCGGCGCGGTCACCAACCTGGCCTTGATCCACACCGTTGTCGGCGCG
The Streptomyces sp. CGMCC 4.7035 DNA segment above includes these coding regions:
- a CDS encoding glycosyltransferase, whose translation is MEQEKHLSPRVAWFTDCVLPPSETFVLNQLNALTDVKSALFGIRAVPGIEVPGRTFILDRDRSLGSVEKLTWSAFRRAPRFTAAVQDFAPDLLIAHHLPNAWRIARLAQRCRVPLVAVCHGSDLLEMGSEPFKYRGMQQLAQNWDRLIDVVRLFLPVSHFLGARLLAAGVPQSRVVPHYLGVPLPDGSRLGSPSESADVLFVGRLVENKGCHLLLKALGELGRRRRVTATIVGDGPERERLENEAAGLTSGVTVRFLGSRPHHFVRQAMREHRVVCVPSVEVASGASEGLGLVACEAAANARPVVAFHTGGLPETVAHEETGLLVPQRDVGALADALEYVLTDSTRAEAMGRAARRLAETKFNLAQQGRQLRETLSRHRLLGTA